The following are from one region of the Eubacterium sp. MSJ-33 genome:
- the spo0A gene encoding sporulation transcription factor Spo0A: protein MNKEKIRVMIADAGYEMLSRQLESYSGERFEIVCCTADGSEVYDQTLQTQPDVLLMDVFITNVDGLEVLEQLRDNPSLVDLKIIFLSTVGSSRIINMAFNLGADYYVMKPCNPKVLAKRIIQIADLAKVGEPMEGCTDEDVKLPADNVYDYGVHTMENDVTEIIREIGIPAHIKGYQYIREGIMMAVNDMNMLNYITKLLYPSIAKKYKTTSSSVERAIRHAIEVAWGRGKIDVIEDMFGYTVSAGKGKPTNSEFIALIADKLRIEYKMHAS from the coding sequence ATGAATAAAGAGAAGATCAGGGTGATGATTGCAGATGCCGGGTATGAGATGCTTAGCAGGCAATTAGAATCCTACAGTGGGGAGAGATTTGAGATAGTATGCTGTACTGCGGATGGCAGTGAAGTATATGATCAGACGTTGCAGACACAGCCGGATGTATTGTTGATGGATGTTTTCATTACGAATGTAGATGGGCTTGAAGTATTGGAACAGCTGCGTGACAATCCGTCGCTTGTGGATTTGAAGATTATTTTCTTATCTACAGTCGGATCAAGCAGGATCATCAATATGGCATTTAATCTGGGTGCTGATTATTACGTCATGAAGCCGTGTAATCCGAAGGTACTGGCGAAGAGAATTATTCAGATTGCAGACCTTGCAAAGGTTGGGGAGCCGATGGAAGGATGCACAGATGAAGATGTCAAACTGCCGGCAGATAACGTATATGATTATGGTGTGCATACAATGGAAAACGATGTCACGGAGATTATCCGGGAGATTGGAATTCCGGCGCATATCAAGGGATATCAGTACATACGTGAAGGAATTATGATGGCAGTCAATGATATGAATATGCTCAATTATATTACAAAGCTGTTGTATCCGAGCATAGCCAAGAAGTATAAGACGACATCAAGCAGCGTTGAGCGTGCAATCCGACATGCGATTGAAGTTGCATGGGGCAGAGGAAAAATTGATGTGATTGAAGACATGTTTGGCTATACGGTCAGTGCGGGAAAGGGAAAACCGACAAATTCCGAATTTATTGCCTTGATTGCAGACAAGCTTAGAATTGAGTATAAAATGCATGCAAGCTAA
- a CDS encoding GNAT family N-acetyltransferase: MITLVENEISLEEYLTLREKVGWKKLTDKQATQALANCLYKVKAVDEDGQVVGMGRVVGDGAVVCYIQDLIVIPQVQKLGIGSMLIQKLKAYVEAIREEESTMMLCLMCAKGREPFYEKHGFIQRPTDTLGPGMIQYLTE; encoded by the coding sequence ATGATAACACTCGTGGAAAATGAGATCTCTCTGGAAGAATATTTGACGCTTCGGGAGAAGGTTGGATGGAAGAAACTCACAGACAAGCAGGCGACACAGGCGCTTGCGAATTGTCTGTATAAGGTAAAAGCGGTCGATGAGGACGGACAGGTTGTTGGTATGGGACGTGTTGTCGGAGACGGTGCGGTAGTCTGTTATATTCAGGATCTGATCGTGATCCCGCAGGTGCAGAAGCTTGGGATCGGGTCTATGCTCATTCAGAAACTGAAGGCGTATGTGGAGGCAATTCGAGAGGAAGAAAGTACCATGATGCTTTGCCTGATGTGCGCAAAGGGAAGAGAACCATTTTATGAGAAGCATGGATTTATACAGCGTCCAACCGATACACTCGGACCAGGTATGATTCAATATCTGACAGAATAA
- a CDS encoding TlyA family RNA methyltransferase, with translation MEKQKKQRLDILLVEKGLAPSREKAKAIIMAGIVYVDGNKEDKAGTTFPETAAIEVKGKTLPYVSRGGLKLEKAMQKFPITLSGKVCMDVGSSTGGFTDCMLQNGAVKVYAIDVGHGQLAWKLRNDERVVCMEKTNIRYVVPEDIDELAAFSSIDVSFISLTKVLLPVKDLLTEDGQIVCLIKPQFEAGREKVGKKGVVRDRAVHEEVIRMVMDYAESIDLYPLALDFSPVKGPEGNIEYLLFLSKNKKDLEIVDASSIDINEVVTASHETLDKEQGNE, from the coding sequence ATGGAAAAACAGAAGAAACAACGTCTGGATATATTGCTGGTGGAAAAAGGACTGGCACCTTCAAGGGAGAAGGCAAAGGCAATTATTATGGCAGGAATTGTATATGTAGATGGGAACAAAGAGGATAAGGCAGGAACTACATTTCCGGAGACTGCGGCAATCGAAGTCAAAGGAAAGACGTTACCATATGTGAGCCGTGGTGGTTTAAAGCTCGAGAAGGCAATGCAGAAATTTCCTATTACACTTTCCGGTAAGGTCTGCATGGATGTTGGTTCTTCGACGGGCGGATTTACAGATTGCATGTTGCAGAATGGTGCAGTAAAGGTCTATGCGATTGATGTCGGACATGGGCAGCTTGCGTGGAAGCTTCGCAACGATGAGCGGGTTGTCTGTATGGAAAAGACAAATATCCGCTATGTCGTTCCGGAGGATATCGATGAGCTGGCAGCATTTTCATCGATTGATGTGTCGTTTATCTCGCTCACAAAGGTACTGCTTCCGGTGAAGGATCTTCTGACGGAGGATGGGCAGATTGTCTGTCTGATCAAGCCTCAGTTTGAAGCCGGACGGGAAAAAGTAGGGAAAAAAGGGGTTGTGCGTGATCGCGCTGTGCATGAAGAAGTGATCCGTATGGTGATGGATTACGCAGAGTCTATTGATCTTTACCCATTGGCATTGGATTTTTCTCCGGTAAAAGGTCCGGAAGGAAATATTGAGTATTTATTATTTCTATCAAAAAACAAAAAGGATTTGGAAATCGTGGATGCTTCATCCATTGATATAAATGAAGTCGTTACAGCTTCCCATGAAACGTTAGATAAGGAACAGGGCAATGAATAA
- the spoIVB gene encoding SpoIVB peptidase: MRKYRIFLIAVLMLLLGVLAYHNREYLFGNPQKTVVNVENTDSMPVVSNEGETECMVYPSGQPIGIYVKTKGVMVIGVNAVQSADGTEISPCEGALIPGDYIMWINGKAVNDKTDLIALIQQSEGEEILLRVCRENQYRNICVTPIKKEDGKYAIGVWVKDDISGIGTLTYTDGERFAALGHSINDNDTGLMFRVSDGAVYDTTIVRIRKPEQDTPGRLEGIINYTGRYVIGRVEENSAYGIHGYLTKRQQKTHENDMKVAVGHKSDVHVGTAYLLSSVSGESKNYKVEIVSVDADNENGRCMELKVTDPDLLTLTGGIVQGMSGTPILQDGRLIGAVTHVFVNDSTRGYGIFIEEMMQ; the protein is encoded by the coding sequence GTGAGAAAGTATCGAATATTTCTAATCGCTGTATTGATGCTTCTGCTCGGAGTTTTGGCATATCACAATCGGGAGTATCTGTTTGGAAATCCGCAAAAAACAGTTGTAAATGTTGAGAATACGGATTCCATGCCGGTCGTATCAAATGAAGGTGAAACAGAATGTATGGTTTACCCGTCTGGACAACCGATCGGTATCTATGTAAAAACAAAAGGAGTGATGGTCATTGGCGTGAATGCTGTACAATCTGCTGATGGAACAGAAATCTCTCCCTGTGAAGGTGCACTTATCCCGGGCGATTATATTATGTGGATCAATGGGAAAGCAGTGAACGATAAAACCGATTTGATTGCGCTGATTCAACAGAGTGAAGGAGAAGAAATCCTGCTCCGGGTATGTCGGGAAAATCAGTATCGAAATATATGTGTCACTCCAATCAAGAAAGAGGATGGGAAATATGCAATCGGTGTCTGGGTAAAAGATGATATATCGGGAATCGGAACGCTTACCTATACAGATGGAGAACGGTTTGCAGCACTGGGACACAGTATCAATGACAATGATACCGGACTGATGTTTCGTGTATCTGATGGTGCGGTATATGATACAACGATTGTCCGGATCAGGAAGCCTGAACAGGATACACCGGGGAGATTAGAGGGGATAATCAATTATACGGGGAGATATGTGATTGGAAGAGTGGAAGAAAACAGCGCCTATGGGATTCATGGATATCTGACGAAACGACAGCAAAAGACACATGAAAACGACATGAAAGTAGCGGTTGGACATAAATCGGATGTTCATGTCGGAACTGCGTATCTGCTTTCGTCCGTATCCGGAGAGTCGAAAAATTATAAAGTCGAAATTGTGTCGGTCGATGCAGATAATGAGAATGGAAGGTGTATGGAACTTAAGGTGACAGATCCGGATCTGTTAACATTAACGGGTGGAATTGTGCAGGGAATGAGTGGAACTCCAATCTTGCAGGATGGCAGGTTAATAGGGGCGGTCACACATGTTTTTGTCAATGATTCGACAAGAGGCTACGGCATTTTCATCGAAGAAATGATGCAGTAA
- a CDS encoding arginine repressor, translating to MSKQKRQQALLELISEYEIDTQEELTRRLQALGFETTQATVSRDIRELKLEKISCGSGKHRYAVGREAGTGTHASYQHVMTSSILSIEAANNIIVVKTVSGMAMAVGAAIDNLLVEGIMGCIAGDDTLFLAIRDGQQAEHIIGEIKKCC from the coding sequence ATGAGTAAGCAGAAACGCCAGCAGGCATTGCTGGAATTGATTTCAGAATATGAGATAGATACACAGGAAGAGCTTACAAGACGTTTACAGGCACTTGGATTTGAGACGACACAGGCAACAGTATCCAGAGATATACGGGAATTGAAACTGGAAAAAATATCCTGCGGAAGCGGGAAACATCGGTATGCTGTCGGTCGGGAGGCAGGCACAGGTACGCATGCATCGTACCAGCATGTGATGACATCCAGTATTCTTTCTATTGAGGCTGCCAATAATATTATTGTAGTAAAGACCGTTTCCGGAATGGCGATGGCGGTTGGCGCGGCGATAGATAATCTGTTGGTAGAAGGAATCATGGGATGTATTGCAGGGGATGATACATTGTTTCTTGCAATCAGAGATGGGCAGCAGGCAGAACATATAATTGGAGAGATAAAAAAATGTTGTTGA
- the spo0A gene encoding sporulation transcription factor Spo0A: protein MSLISKLEGDSFMKTKVLIIKHDTKAATELRQKISKNKDISVCDIISDGGNAVSAIRMQNPNVILLDFLLPNLDGLAVMEEVNGWGNRGYHFLLQGNASQIRFAQTTCRGSVDHIFVRFIDEECNDPDIEKEILALARCKQTGMSVCQTEGTGEELQTQLEVKITDIIHEVGVPAHIKGYQYLRSSILMAVQDMDILDSITKQLYPSIAKTYNTTPSRVERAIRHAIEVAWSRGNSDTMHELFGYTLQQGKLKPTNSEFIALIADKIRLESKVKSA from the coding sequence ATGTCTTTGATATCAAAATTAGAGGGGGATAGTTTTATGAAGACAAAAGTGCTTATCATAAAACATGATACGAAGGCAGCAACGGAATTAAGACAGAAAATTTCAAAGAACAAGGATATCAGCGTATGCGATATTATTTCAGACGGCGGAAATGCTGTTTCGGCAATTCGCATGCAAAATCCAAATGTAATCCTGCTTGATTTTCTGTTGCCGAATCTGGACGGACTGGCAGTGATGGAAGAAGTGAACGGATGGGGAAACCGTGGATACCATTTCCTGCTGCAAGGGAACGCCAGTCAGATTCGATTTGCCCAAACTACATGCCGGGGAAGTGTAGACCATATTTTTGTACGATTCATCGATGAGGAGTGCAATGATCCGGATATTGAGAAAGAAATCCTGGCATTGGCCCGCTGCAAACAGACTGGAATGAGTGTCTGTCAGACAGAGGGAACGGGAGAGGAGCTGCAGACCCAGTTAGAGGTTAAGATCACGGATATAATACATGAAGTAGGTGTTCCGGCGCATATAAAGGGATATCAGTATCTGCGAAGTTCCATTCTGATGGCAGTACAGGATATGGATATTCTGGATTCGATTACAAAACAGTTGTATCCTTCGATTGCAAAGACGTACAATACAACGCCATCCAGAGTGGAGCGTGCAATCCGACATGCGATTGAAGTTGCCTGGAGCAGGGGAAACTCCGACACGATGCATGAATTGTTTGGATATACGCTGCAGCAGGGGAAGCTGAAACCTACAAACTCTGAATTCATTGCATTGATTGCCGACAAAATACGACTTGAATCGAAGGTAAAAAGCGCTTAG
- a CDS encoding HPr family phosphocarrier protein has translation MLKVKISLNSIDKVKSFVNDISGFNAEFDLVSGRYVIDAKSIMGIFSLDISKPIDLNVHTEKNTEDIMAALKPYLAE, from the coding sequence ATGTTAAAAGTTAAAATTTCTCTCAACTCTATTGATAAGGTAAAAAGCTTTGTAAACGACATCAGCGGTTTCAATGCAGAGTTCGATTTGGTTTCCGGCAGATACGTTATTGATGCAAAATCTATCATGGGTATCTTCAGTCTGGATATTTCAAAGCCAATCGACCTGAATGTTCACACAGAGAAAAATACTGAGGACATCATGGCAGCTTTAAAGCCATATCTTGCTGAATAA
- the recN gene encoding DNA repair protein RecN codes for MHIKNIALIEEIDIDFHDQLNILTGETGAGKSIIIGSLGICLGGKFPKELLRDETKDGLVELAFSVEQPAIREALEAMEVEVDEQDELLISRRLSPNGRTVNRVNDTTVTISRLKDIASLLIDLHAQHEQQTLLKPAKHLEILDRFGGEDIQMLKKQVQEDYHSYRELEEEKKRGSMDEAERNKRVDFLKYQIKEIQDAKLVEGEDEQLEHQYKKAVNAKEILQYANDIYAMTGYGAASAAEQLGRAIRDMRRLIELDEELTDASNILQDADGLLADFNREISEYMKDMEFDESEFHEMESRLDQINSLKAKYGNSISEILESLASFEKEYETLSGYDAYIKELSEKWKKQTAKLEASSRALSEKRRALAEKLCAKIRESLEDMNFNMVRFEMRFETAPVYSANGYDDACFYISTNVGETMRPLQEVASGGELSRIMLAMKSCLANQDDTPTLVFDEIDVGISGRTAQKVAEKMSILSRHHQVICITHLPQIAAMADAHYLIEKNVENEKTISSIRLLSKEEEIEELARLIGGAKITETTIHTVAEMKGLAEQAKIN; via the coding sequence ATGCACATAAAGAATATTGCACTGATCGAAGAAATCGATATTGATTTTCACGATCAGTTAAATATCCTGACAGGAGAAACCGGTGCCGGTAAGTCAATTATTATCGGGTCACTTGGAATCTGTCTGGGAGGAAAATTCCCGAAAGAATTGCTACGGGACGAGACAAAGGATGGTCTGGTGGAGCTGGCATTTTCAGTAGAACAGCCTGCAATCCGGGAAGCGTTAGAAGCGATGGAAGTAGAAGTCGATGAGCAGGATGAACTTTTGATATCCAGAAGACTGTCGCCAAATGGAAGAACCGTAAACCGGGTCAATGATACGACAGTTACGATCTCGAGACTGAAGGATATCGCATCACTGCTTATAGATCTGCATGCACAGCATGAACAGCAGACACTGTTAAAGCCGGCAAAGCATCTGGAAATTCTGGATCGGTTCGGCGGGGAAGATATCCAGATGCTGAAAAAGCAGGTGCAGGAGGATTATCATAGCTACCGGGAACTTGAAGAAGAGAAAAAAAGAGGCAGCATGGACGAGGCAGAACGCAACAAACGTGTGGATTTTCTGAAATATCAGATCAAAGAGATTCAGGATGCGAAACTGGTGGAAGGGGAAGACGAACAACTCGAGCATCAGTATAAAAAGGCAGTCAATGCGAAGGAAATTCTGCAATATGCAAATGATATTTATGCGATGACCGGATATGGTGCAGCTTCGGCTGCAGAACAGCTTGGACGGGCAATCCGCGATATGCGGCGTCTGATTGAGCTTGACGAAGAGTTGACAGATGCATCGAATATTTTGCAGGATGCAGATGGACTTCTTGCGGATTTCAACCGGGAAATCAGTGAGTATATGAAGGACATGGAATTTGATGAGTCGGAATTTCATGAGATGGAAAGCCGGTTAGATCAGATTAATTCGCTCAAGGCAAAATACGGAAACTCCATATCTGAGATTCTGGAGAGTCTCGCATCCTTTGAGAAGGAATATGAGACACTTTCCGGATATGATGCTTATATCAAAGAGCTTTCCGAGAAATGGAAAAAACAGACAGCAAAACTTGAGGCAAGCAGTCGTGCACTCTCAGAGAAACGGCGTGCGCTTGCGGAAAAGTTGTGTGCGAAGATTCGTGAATCGCTGGAAGATATGAATTTCAATATGGTACGCTTTGAGATGCGTTTTGAGACAGCACCTGTGTATTCCGCAAATGGATATGATGATGCGTGCTTTTATATATCAACAAATGTCGGAGAGACGATGCGGCCGCTGCAGGAGGTAGCATCAGGGGGTGAGCTTTCAAGAATCATGCTGGCAATGAAATCCTGTCTTGCAAACCAGGATGATACACCGACGCTTGTTTTTGATGAGATTGATGTTGGTATCAGCGGAAGAACGGCACAGAAGGTGGCAGAGAAGATGTCGATACTGTCGAGACATCATCAGGTTATCTGCATTACGCATCTACCACAGATTGCGGCGATGGCTGATGCACACTATCTGATTGAAAAAAATGTGGAAAATGAGAAAACCATTTCCAGCATTCGGCTTCTCTCAAAAGAGGAGGAAATAGAAGAACTGGCAAGACTGATCGGTGGTGCGAAGATTACAGAGACAACGATTCATACCGTCGCGGAAATGAAAGGATTGGCAGAACAGGCAAAAATAAACTGA
- the hisH gene encoding imidazole glycerol phosphate synthase subunit HisH, with the protein MIAILDYDAGNIKSVEKAVHYLGEEAVITRDKDLILSCDKVILPGVGSFGDAMGKLREYKLDQVIYDVVDKNTPFLGICLGLQLLYKTSEESPGATGLGILDGEILRIPDAPDLKVPQIGWNSLDITPGAKLFAGVEQNSYVYFVHSYYLKSKDEADVAARTHYSVDIHASVEKGNVFACQFHPEKSSTVGLKILDNFIHL; encoded by the coding sequence ATGATAGCAATTTTAGATTACGATGCAGGTAATATTAAAAGTGTAGAAAAAGCAGTACATTATCTGGGCGAAGAAGCTGTGATCACGCGGGATAAGGATCTGATTTTATCGTGTGACAAGGTGATCCTGCCAGGTGTGGGAAGCTTTGGCGATGCGATGGGCAAACTTCGGGAATACAAACTGGATCAGGTGATCTACGATGTGGTAGACAAGAATACACCATTTCTTGGTATCTGCCTTGGATTACAGCTTTTGTATAAGACGAGTGAGGAAAGTCCAGGGGCAACCGGACTGGGGATCTTAGATGGTGAGATACTTCGGATTCCGGACGCACCAGATCTGAAAGTGCCACAGATTGGCTGGAATTCGCTGGATATCACACCAGGGGCGAAATTATTTGCAGGTGTGGAACAAAATTCCTATGTGTATTTTGTGCATTCTTATTATCTGAAGTCGAAGGATGAAGCGGATGTTGCTGCGCGGACACACTATTCCGTGGACATCCATGCCTCTGTGGAAAAAGGAAATGTATTTGCATGTCAGTTCCATCCGGAGAAGAGTTCGACGGTAGGACTTAAAATATTGGATAACTTTATACACTTATAA
- the dxs gene encoding 1-deoxy-D-xylulose-5-phosphate synthase, with product MLEKITKENDIKQIERQDYPVLAEEIREFLIEKVSEHGGHLASNLGTVELTMALHAVMNFPEDKLIFDVGHQSYTHKILTGRKEAFDTLRQYDGLSGFPKRNESACDAFDTGHSSTGISAAMGYAMARDLRGGDEKVAVVIGDGSLTGGMAYEALNGLAQLKTGCVVVINDNNMSIGKNVGGLSKYLNEIRLGNAYNELKTGVESSLMGSKTGKKIAKVLKRSKDNIKQFLVPGMFFEELGITYVGPIDGHDINQMITTFQHAFRLDKPIIIHVKTKKGKGYGYAERHPDYFHGIAPFDKATGKVLAAKKTSCYTDIFAKKIVEIGSRHEELTAITAAMAQGTGLIRFEEAYPTRFFDVGIAEQHAVTFAAGMAAAGMVPVVAIYSSFLQRAYDQILHDVCLQNLHVIFAIDRAGLVGQDGETHQGIYDLAYLSHMPHMTVLAPKNRYELEAMLDYAYEHDGPIAIRYPRGSAYKGHADKQDPIVYGKSEVIQEENGVAVFSCGHMMEEADRLVEQLRVMQIPVSLINVRFESMLDTELIDRLMQTHTIFVTLEDTIVQGGYSEKLEFYLARKGNPENYRFISGAIPLPSVPQGAIPELRHHMQIDAESLVEQVSEVYNQYVK from the coding sequence ATGTTAGAGAAGATAACAAAAGAAAACGATATTAAGCAGATAGAAAGACAGGATTATCCTGTATTAGCAGAAGAAATCCGGGAGTTTTTAATCGAGAAAGTAAGTGAACATGGAGGGCATCTGGCTTCGAACCTTGGTACGGTGGAGCTTACGATGGCGCTGCATGCGGTGATGAATTTTCCGGAAGATAAGCTGATATTTGATGTGGGACATCAGTCGTATACACATAAAATCCTGACTGGCAGGAAGGAAGCTTTTGATACTCTTCGGCAATATGATGGGTTAAGCGGATTTCCGAAACGTAATGAGAGTGCTTGTGATGCGTTTGATACCGGGCATAGCTCAACCGGAATCTCGGCGGCAATGGGATACGCGATGGCACGGGATCTCCGTGGCGGAGATGAGAAGGTTGCAGTTGTGATCGGGGACGGATCCCTGACCGGTGGTATGGCATATGAGGCTTTAAATGGTCTTGCGCAGTTAAAGACCGGATGCGTGGTTGTGATCAATGATAATAACATGTCTATCGGCAAAAATGTCGGTGGCTTATCCAAGTATTTAAACGAAATCCGGCTTGGCAATGCATATAATGAGTTAAAAACCGGTGTGGAGAGCAGTCTGATGGGGTCAAAAACCGGAAAGAAGATTGCAAAGGTGTTGAAGCGTTCAAAGGATAATATCAAACAGTTTTTGGTGCCGGGAATGTTCTTTGAAGAACTTGGCATCACATATGTCGGACCGATTGATGGTCACGATATCAATCAGATGATCACGACGTTTCAGCATGCATTTCGACTGGACAAACCGATTATTATCCATGTGAAAACGAAAAAGGGAAAAGGGTATGGCTATGCTGAGAGGCATCCGGATTATTTCCATGGAATTGCACCGTTTGATAAGGCAACCGGAAAGGTGCTGGCAGCGAAAAAAACAAGCTGCTATACAGACATTTTCGCAAAGAAAATCGTGGAGATAGGCAGCAGACATGAAGAACTGACGGCAATCACAGCAGCGATGGCACAGGGAACCGGATTAATCCGGTTTGAGGAGGCATATCCGACACGCTTTTTTGATGTGGGAATTGCAGAACAGCATGCCGTGACATTCGCGGCTGGCATGGCAGCGGCAGGTATGGTGCCGGTCGTGGCAATTTATTCTTCATTTTTGCAGCGTGCATATGATCAGATTCTGCATGATGTCTGTCTGCAGAACCTGCATGTGATTTTTGCAATCGACCGTGCAGGACTTGTCGGACAGGATGGAGAGACACATCAGGGCATCTATGATCTGGCATATCTGTCACATATGCCGCATATGACAGTGCTTGCACCGAAGAACCGCTATGAATTGGAAGCGATGCTTGATTATGCGTATGAGCATGATGGACCGATTGCTATTCGTTATCCGCGTGGCAGCGCATATAAGGGACATGCAGATAAGCAGGATCCGATTGTCTATGGAAAAAGTGAAGTCATACAGGAAGAAAATGGTGTTGCAGTATTTTCGTGTGGACATATGATGGAGGAAGCTGACCGGCTGGTTGAACAGTTACGGGTGATGCAGATTCCTGTCAGCCTGATCAATGTACGGTTTGAATCGATGCTTGATACCGAATTGATTGACCGGCTTATGCAGACACATACGATATTTGTGACATTGGAAGATACGATTGTGCAGGGTGGATACAGTGAAAAACTGGAATTTTATCTGGCACGAAAAGGAAATCCGGAGAACTATCGGTTTATCAGTGGAGCGATTCCGCTTCCAAGTGTGCCACAAGGGGCGATTCCGGAACTTCGGCATCATATGCAGATAGATGCAGAGAGTCTGGTTGAACAGGTGTCAGAAGTGTATAACCAATATGTGAAATAG
- a CDS encoding NAD(+)/NADH kinase, whose translation MNKFLIVANTDKDINLKLSQDIVAYINEKGATAMVVSDMRQHYNGTAIKPEYMEGVEAVIVLGGDGTMLRAAHSIGTYEVPLMGINLGTLGFLTEVEESNAYKAIDRLLVDDYGIEKRMMIEGCTGETSFSCLNDVVITRAGFSRIIGLNIYVNEQLLDTYEADGVIVATPTGSTGYNLSAGGPIISPKSKAVVVTPISPHSLTSKSVVFDSSDRIRIEVVKKRRTQETEAIVSFDGADNIELSAGESVEVTCSKREISLIKMYDVSFYSVLREKIGGA comes from the coding sequence ATGAATAAGTTTTTAATCGTCGCAAATACTGACAAAGATATCAATTTAAAACTTTCCCAGGATATTGTTGCCTATATCAACGAAAAAGGGGCGACGGCAATGGTCGTAAGTGATATGCGGCAGCATTATAACGGTACAGCGATCAAGCCAGAGTATATGGAAGGTGTAGAGGCCGTGATTGTGCTTGGCGGAGATGGAACCATGCTTCGTGCGGCACATAGTATTGGAACCTATGAGGTTCCGCTTATGGGCATCAATCTTGGAACGCTTGGATTTCTAACCGAAGTGGAAGAGTCGAATGCTTATAAGGCAATCGATCGTCTGTTGGTGGACGATTACGGCATAGAGAAACGTATGATGATTGAAGGATGTACAGGAGAGACTTCTTTTTCCTGTCTGAACGATGTAGTGATTACACGTGCAGGATTTTCGCGTATCATCGGACTTAATATCTATGTGAATGAACAGTTGTTAGATACCTATGAAGCGGATGGTGTGATTGTCGCGACACCGACCGGATCGACCGGATATAATCTGTCTGCCGGGGGTCCGATCATCAGCCCAAAATCAAAAGCTGTCGTGGTAACACCGATTTCTCCGCATTCGCTTACCTCCAAGAGCGTGGTGTTTGACAGCTCAGATCGTATACGGATAGAAGTTGTCAAAAAACGAAGGACACAGGAGACAGAGGCTATCGTTTCCTTTGATGGTGCAGATAATATTGAGTTATCTGCCGGTGAGAGTGTGGAAGTGACATGTTCGAAACGGGAAATATCGTTGATTAAAATGTATGATGTGAGTTTCTACAGTGTACTTCGGGAAAAAATAGGGGGTGCATGA
- the hisF gene encoding imidazole glycerol phosphate synthase subunit HisF, with protein sequence MHTKRIIPCLDVNNGRVVKGINFVNLKDAGDPVAVGAAYDKAGADELVFLDITASSDSRNIVIDMVRKVAETVFIPFTVGGGIRTVDDFKAILREGADKISINSSAINTPRLISDAADKFGSQCVVVAIDARRREDGSGWNVFKNGGRVDTGLDAIEWAMQADKLGAGEILLTSMDCDGTKAGYDVELTRLIAENVSVPVIASGGAGTKEHFYDALTEGKADAALAASLFHYKELEIMDLKAYLSERGIPMRM encoded by the coding sequence ATGCATACAAAGAGAATTATTCCTTGTCTGGATGTCAATAACGGCAGGGTTGTAAAGGGTATCAATTTTGTGAATTTAAAGGATGCAGGTGATCCGGTTGCGGTTGGTGCAGCCTATGATAAGGCGGGGGCAGATGAGCTTGTATTTCTGGATATTACAGCATCTTCAGATTCGAGAAATATTGTGATCGATATGGTGCGCAAGGTAGCGGAGACGGTATTTATTCCGTTCACAGTTGGAGGCGGTATCCGTACCGTTGATGATTTCAAGGCAATCCTGCGTGAGGGTGCCGATAAGATTAGTATCAATTCATCAGCCATTAATACACCACGTCTGATCAGTGATGCCGCAGATAAGTTCGGCAGTCAGTGTGTGGTCGTTGCGATCGACGCACGAAGAAGAGAAGATGGAAGTGGCTGGAATGTATTTAAGAACGGTGGACGTGTCGATACAGGACTTGATGCGATCGAGTGGGCGATGCAGGCAGATAAGCTTGGCGCCGGTGAGATTCTGCTTACCAGCATGGACTGTGATGGAACGAAGGCAGGCTATGATGTGGAGTTGACCAGACTGATCGCAGAGAACGTATCGGTTCCGGTGATTGCGTCCGGTGGTGCAGGAACAAAAGAGCATTTCTATGATGCACTGACAGAAGGAAAGGCAGACGCTGCGCTTGCAGCATCACTGTTCCACTACAAGGAGCTTGAGATCATGGATCTCAAAGCGTATTTATCGGAACGCGGCATTCCTATGCGGATGTAG